A part of Candidatus Hinthialibacter antarcticus genomic DNA contains:
- a CDS encoding DUF1080 domain-containing protein, with amino-acid sequence MKRFSTTFLSLAIAAGFLCVSAYAQGDRSFPINKPEGKLNQLTEQEKAEGWELLFNGENLDGWAPDAGEWKVVDGVIVSKSGTGHLFSDRTFKNCIVQWDVCAYDVAIPKKRYGNSGVFVRTVKTGGGFPKGYEIQVDPYDINNPTGGIYGRAPGNLLVEDGKWKPEAFFEVHEGKWMHQQVMCIDNHFIIWINGKISLDWKDPDNAFPNAGPLALQNHHATDVVLFANVKVKPLD; translated from the coding sequence ATGAAGCGTTTTTCAACAACATTTTTATCGCTCGCCATCGCCGCAGGGTTTCTCTGCGTCAGCGCCTATGCGCAAGGCGACCGCAGTTTTCCCATCAACAAGCCCGAAGGAAAACTCAACCAATTGACCGAGCAGGAAAAAGCCGAAGGATGGGAACTGCTGTTCAACGGCGAAAACCTCGACGGCTGGGCGCCTGACGCTGGCGAATGGAAAGTGGTTGACGGCGTGATCGTCAGCAAAAGCGGGACCGGCCACCTGTTCAGCGACCGCACCTTTAAAAACTGCATCGTCCAGTGGGACGTATGCGCGTATGACGTCGCTATCCCCAAAAAGCGCTACGGTAACTCCGGCGTGTTTGTCCGCACCGTAAAAACCGGCGGCGGCTTCCCCAAGGGTTATGAAATTCAGGTTGACCCGTATGACATCAACAACCCCACCGGCGGCATCTATGGACGCGCGCCCGGCAACCTGTTAGTCGAAGACGGCAAATGGAAACCGGAAGCCTTTTTTGAAGTGCATGAAGGCAAATGGATGCACCAGCAAGTGATGTGCATCGACAATCACTTCATCATTTGGATCAACGGGAAAATTTCATTGGATTGGAAAGACCCCGACAATGCGTTCCCCAACGCCGGGCCGCTTGCGCTGCAAAACCACCATGCGACCGACGTGGTGTTGTTCGCTAACGTCAAAGTCAAACCGCTCGACTAA
- a CDS encoding GH116 family glycosyl-hydrolase, whose translation MMNQIVSRALRIILCVFLLISANAAAFADVLLGGVGTGSLLLREDGRWDRITINNNPHHPINAPAGCAAAVYVKSASASQAKWLHIGERGVESVSLSGGFPLAKARYADGGLPVGVELNAFTPYVSGDLDESSIPALTLRYRVQNPTLAPIEVAIAVRWQNGIGIGGAAQAISLSGTCKHEAFQSGGLLGVGMGFESKDKVEPAQQNALGEYTLAAIEQDGAEVSIAPLVSTTNMDALLDDFSQDGVLSRGEAETAEVEAQSEHRPAAVVSMKQTIAPGEAKDYVFVFAWRMPHWNLLNGDERGVDYAKRWKSSQKAAEAAEGRWQRWLETIEAWQQQYYSSSLPEAFVSRLLNGVGLLAASTVHFDNNAMGLLGQDPKYPGQLASPEELLAAAPMLALEFPALLKDQLLRLADGQLSDGEAPSAAGSVLSGLDSNDAPGGFLGRASSASAFVLAGFYAYLETGDEDYLKDMVPNLRAAIVWLAKQAEDGGVPRGPVLLGNASRHATSLENIDLYLGALRIGEELGQWAGDLEFQSICRKTYRQIAQRAIQQLWNGEFFLNEFDVNSQTQAPTVQPGALPGTGFLQSIGWNLPLGDERIVSRWRGFADQSSGSVLPRSWAPGLDVASMILAGYPNAALQAVNVKSHIQNGWDVLNDASLWWAQSAFTGAGYDPHNERFIVGPSMVGGAAEANALLQSGGYTFMLDAARPPETGQTTARLRVQSVPRKARLKQIAFRPPAMGDPDAAVLRVLLNGKPAVGQDFTSGRSRVFEFSYPRALKKDDELICVYASNQGGRVRVDLAAKVAVNFGAYCDIEPINSSAGNAAFRVRNRLRSPQIIFLEMQGGGDALQTAALDGARIAGLAESGLAVPVLLQTSPLTLDDQDWLRRAQWACAQSTRRIVPLESIARELGSQLWDLQKRIDEAVSLDAQERGFLLEIGPADSFASEGDQKEKRSRTSLLDVIERARKEEASFLQDVLRRCPDPVVSALIVGDFAPLTISAKASPAPPQAAPFTVSVETRFPVKGDLDFRVALDPPQQWQVESTGPLAPDEAAMQQGRHRVEFSVAPAEDLWMRRRLLPAVITGLWNGMPLRRELQLPVGHDFIKQWMTVGPFSDARGEAFSALLPPEVDIDVTETYKVPKGEIAWAENTFDNGFINFASAYGGDSGAAYAYVSVYSARELPARLEFGGAGDVKVFLNYKEMFSQRRYFQPRPAADIHYFKLFQGWNHFLVKISKRDGPWGFYFELSDIDGKPIPDLQFALDKA comes from the coding sequence ATGATGAACCAGATTGTTAGCCGCGCATTGCGAATTATTCTGTGCGTATTTTTATTGATTTCCGCCAACGCGGCGGCCTTTGCGGATGTCTTGCTGGGCGGCGTTGGGACAGGCTCGCTGCTGCTTCGCGAAGACGGGCGCTGGGACCGCATAACCATCAACAATAACCCCCATCACCCCATCAACGCGCCTGCGGGCTGCGCTGCGGCGGTCTATGTGAAGAGCGCGAGCGCGTCTCAGGCGAAGTGGCTGCATATCGGTGAGCGCGGGGTGGAGTCGGTTTCGCTCAGCGGCGGGTTCCCACTGGCGAAGGCAAGATACGCGGACGGCGGCCTACCGGTTGGCGTCGAACTGAATGCTTTTACGCCCTACGTTTCCGGCGACCTCGATGAATCGTCTATCCCGGCGCTGACGTTGCGATATCGCGTCCAAAACCCGACCTTGGCGCCGATTGAGGTTGCAATCGCGGTCCGTTGGCAAAACGGGATCGGGATTGGCGGCGCGGCGCAAGCGATTTCTCTTTCAGGAACCTGCAAGCACGAAGCGTTTCAGAGCGGCGGCCTGTTGGGTGTTGGGATGGGGTTTGAATCCAAAGATAAAGTTGAACCTGCTCAACAAAATGCGCTGGGCGAATATACCCTGGCGGCAATCGAGCAAGACGGCGCCGAAGTTTCGATTGCGCCGTTGGTTTCAACAACAAACATGGATGCGCTGTTGGATGATTTTTCGCAAGACGGCGTGTTGTCGCGCGGCGAGGCCGAAACGGCGGAGGTTGAGGCGCAGTCAGAGCATCGCCCCGCAGCGGTGGTTTCGATGAAGCAAACCATTGCGCCCGGCGAGGCCAAAGATTATGTGTTTGTGTTTGCCTGGCGGATGCCGCATTGGAACTTGTTGAATGGCGATGAGCGCGGCGTGGACTATGCCAAGCGCTGGAAGTCGTCGCAAAAAGCCGCCGAGGCCGCCGAAGGCCGTTGGCAGCGCTGGCTGGAAACAATTGAAGCGTGGCAGCAGCAATATTATTCGTCCAGTCTGCCGGAGGCGTTTGTCTCCCGTCTTTTGAACGGCGTTGGGCTGTTGGCGGCTTCTACCGTTCACTTCGATAATAACGCGATGGGGCTGTTAGGGCAGGACCCCAAGTATCCCGGCCAACTGGCTTCGCCCGAAGAATTATTGGCGGCGGCGCCGATGTTGGCGCTCGAGTTCCCCGCATTGTTGAAAGACCAACTCCTGCGATTGGCGGACGGTCAATTGTCGGACGGAGAGGCGCCGAGCGCGGCGGGGTCGGTTTTGTCGGGGCTGGATTCAAACGATGCGCCCGGCGGTTTTTTAGGGCGCGCATCGTCGGCCTCGGCGTTTGTGTTGGCGGGCTTTTACGCCTATCTCGAGACAGGCGACGAAGACTATTTAAAAGATATGGTTCCTAACTTGCGCGCGGCGATTGTGTGGCTGGCGAAACAGGCCGAAGACGGCGGCGTCCCCCGGGGGCCGGTGCTGCTTGGCAATGCGTCGCGCCATGCGACGTCGCTTGAAAATATTGATCTCTATCTCGGCGCCTTACGCATCGGCGAAGAACTGGGCCAGTGGGCGGGCGATCTTGAGTTTCAATCTATCTGCCGCAAGACCTACCGCCAGATTGCGCAACGCGCGATTCAACAATTATGGAACGGCGAATTTTTTCTCAATGAATTTGATGTGAATTCACAAACCCAGGCGCCAACCGTGCAGCCGGGGGCGTTGCCGGGGACGGGCTTCTTGCAGTCTATTGGTTGGAACCTGCCGCTGGGCGACGAGCGCATTGTCTCGCGTTGGCGCGGGTTTGCCGATCAATCAAGCGGTAGCGTGTTGCCGCGCTCGTGGGCGCCGGGGCTGGATGTCGCGTCGATGATTTTGGCGGGATACCCCAACGCTGCGCTGCAAGCGGTCAACGTAAAATCGCATATTCAAAACGGTTGGGACGTATTGAATGACGCCAGCCTGTGGTGGGCGCAGTCGGCGTTCACTGGCGCGGGCTACGATCCACACAACGAACGCTTTATCGTCGGCCCTTCGATGGTGGGCGGCGCGGCTGAGGCCAACGCGTTGCTGCAATCCGGCGGCTATACCTTCATGTTGGATGCGGCCCGCCCGCCGGAAACCGGGCAGACGACCGCGCGCCTGCGGGTTCAATCGGTTCCCAGAAAAGCCCGGTTGAAACAAATCGCCTTTCGCCCGCCTGCGATGGGCGACCCCGACGCGGCGGTGTTGCGGGTGTTGTTAAACGGCAAGCCCGCCGTCGGTCAGGATTTCACCAGCGGACGCTCGCGCGTGTTTGAGTTTTCCTACCCGCGCGCGCTCAAGAAAGACGACGAATTGATTTGCGTGTATGCGTCAAATCAGGGGGGGCGGGTGCGCGTGGATCTCGCCGCGAAAGTCGCGGTGAACTTTGGCGCCTATTGCGACATTGAACCCATCAACTCAAGCGCAGGCAACGCGGCGTTTCGGGTCAGAAACAGGCTGCGTTCGCCGCAAATCATTTTTCTCGAAATGCAGGGCGGAGGCGACGCGCTTCAAACCGCCGCGTTAGACGGCGCCCGAATTGCAGGGTTGGCTGAATCGGGGCTGGCGGTCCCGGTGTTGTTGCAAACCAGCCCGTTGACGTTGGATGACCAGGATTGGCTACGCCGCGCACAATGGGCGTGTGCGCAATCGACACGGCGCATTGTCCCGTTAGAATCCATCGCCAGGGAACTCGGCAGCCAGTTGTGGGATTTACAAAAACGCATCGACGAAGCCGTTTCGTTAGACGCGCAAGAGCGCGGGTTTCTACTTGAAATCGGCCCGGCGGATTCGTTTGCTTCAGAAGGCGATCAGAAAGAAAAACGCTCGCGTACATCGCTGTTGGATGTGATTGAGCGAGCGCGAAAAGAAGAAGCCAGTTTTTTGCAAGACGTTTTGCGCCGTTGCCCGGACCCGGTGGTTTCCGCCTTGATCGTGGGCGACTTTGCGCCGTTGACCATTAGCGCCAAGGCCAGCCCCGCGCCGCCTCAGGCTGCGCCGTTTACGGTTTCGGTCGAGACGCGGTTCCCGGTGAAAGGCGATTTAGATTTCCGGGTTGCGCTTGACCCGCCTCAACAATGGCAAGTGGAATCCACCGGCCCGTTGGCGCCCGATGAAGCGGCCATGCAGCAGGGGAGGCATCGGGTGGAGTTTTCTGTAGCGCCTGCCGAAGACCTGTGGATGCGCCGCCGCTTGTTGCCTGCGGTGATTACCGGCTTATGGAACGGCATGCCGCTGCGGCGCGAATTGCAACTGCCTGTGGGGCATGATTTTATCAAACAGTGGATGACGGTGGGGCCGTTTTCCGATGCGCGCGGCGAGGCGTTCTCGGCGTTGCTGCCGCCCGAAGTCGATATCGACGTGACCGAAACCTACAAAGTTCCCAAAGGCGAAATCGCTTGGGCTGAGAACACATTCGACAATGGGTTCATCAATTTCGCGTCCGCGTACGGGGGCGATTCGGGCGCGGCGTATGCGTATGTCAGCGTATATTCTGCGCGTGAACTGCCCGCCCGTTTGGAGTTTGGCGGCGCGGGCGATGTGAAAGTCTTTTTGAATTACAAAGAGATGTTTTCGCAGCGCCGCTATTTTCAACCCCGGCCCGCTGCGGACATCCATTATTTTAAGTTGTTTCAAGGATGGAACCATTTTCTGGTCAAAATCAGCAAACGCGACGGCCCCTGGGGATTCTATTTTGAACTCTCTGATATCGACGGCAAACCGATTCCCGACTTGCAATTCGCGTTAGACAAAGCCTAG